From a single Theropithecus gelada isolate Dixy chromosome 10, Tgel_1.0, whole genome shotgun sequence genomic region:
- the SPINT3 gene encoding kunitz-type protease inhibitor 3, producing the protein MQLQASLSFLLILTLCLELRSELSQDTITDLLPNVCSFPMEKGPCQAYMIRWFFNSETGECELFAYGGCRGNSNNFSRKEECEKMCKFT; encoded by the exons ATGCAGCTTCAGGCCTCTCTCTCGTTTCTCCTGATTCTCACTCTCTGCCTAGAGCTTCGATCAGAACTATCACAAG ACACTATCACGGATCTCCTCCCAAATGTATGCTCTTTTCCTATGGAAAAGGGCCCTTGTCAAGCCTACATGATTCGATGGTTTTTCAACTCTGAAACTGGTGAATGTGAATTATTTGCTTACGGAGGCTGCAGAGGCAACAGCAACAACTTTTCGAGGAAAGaagaatgtgagaaaatgtgCAAGTTCACCTGA